The Saimiri boliviensis isolate mSaiBol1 chromosome 10, mSaiBol1.pri, whole genome shotgun sequence genomic sequence AGATGCCCTTATAAGTGTAAAATATCAGCTGGATCTCAGAAGCTTCATATAAATAAtggaatgtaaaatatctcattaataagtTTTGATTGTATGTTGAGATGAAAATCTTTTTTATGGATCAAATTAAGATGCattatttaaattgatttaaCCTGTTTGTCATTTTAAGCGTGGCTACTGGAAAATTGAAAAATGACATAAGTGGCTTGCATTATACTGAACTTTCAGTTTTATATCACGGTGGGAAATTCGGGAATTCCAGAACAGTGCTGCACTAAGATACCTCCCTACCCCACACGTGTCTAAGGATTCCCTGAGGTATTTTGTGGTCGTTGCATTTCTTCCCGCAGGCGTCATGGAGCAGTTTGCTATCTCTGAGGCCACGCTCATGGCCTGGTCTTCCATGGATGGTGAGGACATGAGTGTGAACTCCACCCAAGAGCCATTGGGCTGCAACTATGGTGACAACTACCAGGAGCTGATGGAGAGTCAGGGTGAGAGATGTTCCAGAGTCCAACCTCTGGGGCCTGCGAGGCCTCCCCGCCTGTCTAGGCTGCCTCCACTCACCTGCCTTCTTTTAAGACTTCCTTGTTCATCTCCGCTTTCCCATTGTCCTCCCTACTCCCTGCGCCCTCCGTGTCTGACTCCGGGTTCTCTGTGCCGTCTCTTAGCAGTCTCTTGTGCCGTCTGTGTTGTCGTTTCTGCCGTTGACATTCTGTGGCTCCACCGACTTCCACGATTCTTTTTACAGATGCCCTGGCTCAAGCCCCCATGGATGGATGGCCTCACTCCTACGTGTCCCAGGGCATGTACTGTCTGGGGTCGTCAGATGCCTGGGAAGCCAGCGACCAGTCCCTCATTGCCTCTCCCGCCACAGGATCCTATCTTGGGCCTGCATTTGATGACTCACAGCCCAGCTTGCATGAAATGGGACCTTCCCAACCAGCTTCGGGCTACTCTGCCCTGGAGCCTCCACCTTTGCTGGGGGCAGACACTGACTGGGCTCCAGGGGTGGGTGCAGTGGACCTGGCCAGGGGCCCTGCGGAGGAGGAGAAGAGGCCGTTGGCccctgaggaggaagaggatgcgGGATGCCGGGACCTGGAGTCACTCTCCCCACGAGAAGACCCCGAGATGTCGACCGCGCTCAGCCGAAAGGTGTCTGACGTCACATCCTCAGGCGTGCAGTCCTTTGACGAGGAGGAAGGCGAGGCCAACAACTAGCTTCCTCCCCCGACGCCCTGCCTTCCACTCCCACCTGAGGGCCATGGCTGCGACCCACACATTCCCTCCCCCCAGCAGTACAGCTGAAAGCGGGCAGACCACAGCGGGGAACCCAGGGGCTTCCAGTCCTCTCCCGGAAATGGAGGACCAGGATGGGATTTTATCCAGGCTTACACTCTAGAAACCCGCACGTCTGGGAACTGAGACCCGGGCGACTAGATGGTCGTGAGCTTGGTGTGGCTGCGGAGAAGGACCTGGGCTGTGGGCTTCTGGGTCTGTGCCGACAAAGCCTCCAGTCTGTGCATCCCGAGGATGGGGGCAGCGCAGCTGTGCTCAAGGCTGGATCTCAGTTCTTCACGCCCTGATTTCGTCTTCCAGGAGCCGTGACTGTGCTGTCTGAATGCCTCCTTTCTCCATTTCACTCTTGCTTTTCCCGACTCTGTTTTCTGGCTGTGGCCCTAGCTCATCCCTACTGAGAGAACAGACCTCAGGGGCAGTTGGACATGGCTGAACAGGCGCAGGGGAGGCTGCCTGAAGGGCACGTCCACTTGGAGGGTGGAGAGGCTGCCTCAGCGGGTCATTTGGCTTCTGAGATCTGGAGTCAAGGAGGAGGTGGATGCGGCAGCTGAGATTTACAGGGGCCGCAGATGTGATTCTTTCCTTCGAGGCCTGCCCAGAGACAAGCGAGTCACTGAGGAGACCAAGAACAAACACAACCACTTGCTCTGGGATCTTGAATATCCCATGGCTGAAAGGAGGATCCTAAGGATCTGGGAAAAGACCCAGCCCGGGCTGGCTGCTCCAGCTCTTGCTTCCCTTTCAGCCTTCTTCCATCCCTACTCCGGGAGTCCGGCCCTGAGGAGGGTGGGGGGACATCTGTCTTGGATACAGCGACGCAGGATGCAGGTGTCCCCAACAGCAGGGAGAGCATGAAGGCTGTCTCCCTACCCACCCCTATCCTCTGGAGCTGTTTAcacttttctctttgccttttctacatttttataacTTCTTGGGCACTCAGGGTTgagtggggtggagggaggagtcCGGTGCTGTCACTCTCTCGGCCAGGTGGGGTTGTGGCTGAGGGCCAGGGTGGGCACTCGGCACCTTCTGCCCCTTCTTCAGCTCCTCCCAGGACTCCCAAACAGCCTCACAGctgtccttcctgcctcccctggcctcctaccggaggaagaggaaaaagaaaaagcggATTCTTCCTTCCAGGATGGTGTATGATGAGGCACAAGCTTGCCCTCCTACACTTGGCATCCATGCTGGTGGGCACTGAGCAGCCTGTGTGCCCCAGCACTTCTGTAAGAGCACAGGCAGAGGACGGGCAGAGCGAAGCAGCAGCGCTGTGGGGCTGGAGAGCACTTGGCCCTGCCACTGCCAGGGTGGCCTCTCCCCAGCCCTTGGCACAGGCAGAGGTTGGGTAGGAGAGAGGCCTAAGAGGTTCACTGCcctacttccttctttcctcatgCCCTTCTAGGCTCCAGCTCCCAGGCCTTGTGTCCCACCACCTCTGTTGGGGGTCCCACTACTTGCGTCTTCTGCTGGAAGGGAGCACTGGTGTCCCCTCCCAGCCCTGGGCACAAACTTCGCCTGCACCCCCAGGCCCCAgaacttattattttgaaatgaggAGATTGAGAGTTGGGGTGTTTCCATCCATCTATGATCCTGTCCTGCCATGAAGTTCATACTCTCTTACATACTCTCCTGGGATGTAAGCAGTGCAGGAGGTCCCGTGTCTTCCCTGGGAAGGGGAGAATGGTTATCCTGAGGTTGGTTTTTGGACGAAACATGGGCGTAGGCAAGGTGAGCCAAAGCAGGTGCAGTCACCTAGCCGAATGCTGCCTGCACAGGGGAAGAGACCTCTCGTGCTTGTGAATGTGTGCTGACTCCGTGTCCCAGGACCTCACTTCCAGGAGCTCTGAGAGGTGGTCTAGCATGCCGGCCCTGGCAGCTGTTCTTTACTGGTCTCCTGCTGCAGGCTCTGGGGTTTTGCATGTTCAACCTTCCTTCCACGGGGTCCCTGGTTCCCCACTTTCTGCAATCCTCGCTATTCCCACATCACCTCTTCCTCTCGTCTCATTCTCCCAGTGCCCATATTATCCCCCCCAGACCACAGTGGACATCTCACCCAGTGAATGCGTTCATTCATTCCAGTTCCTACTTGCTCAGGCCCGGGGGAGTTAGGAAAGGCAGACCACAGcagctttctttcctccttccctttcccaagGAAGCCAAATGGTCCCTGACAAAAGATGACTAAAGGTCTGAAGGATACATGAGCAGGGGCTTGGTGTCCCCAGGGTGCTGGCATATCGCTGCAGACTGGAAGTCAGGTGGGAGTCTGCCTTCTGCAAGGAGCTCCCACCCGCTCTGAAGAGGGAGGAGACTGAGGAGCTAACCTGGGACCATCTTAGGACTCTTCTGGTGCTGGGGGCAGGGTGCATGGGGTTGCTTATCGCCTATTTCGGGGTGGGGGAGCATGTGCAGGAAGAGGCTGTTGTGGGGTGGGAAAGGGTTGCTTTTCCTTTGGGGTTAAGGCTGTGCAGCACGTTTTACAGCAGTCCCGGAACAGGGCTGTTTTTATATTCTTGTGAATGAAACTGCTCTTgctaaatgattttcttttttttttttgggggggggtgcaCTTTCGTTTACAATTGACTTTATTAAACGAAAATCCAAATCTTCCATTCCTCCCCCTCCATtgtcccctccacccccacacaccTTCCTTCTTGTCCCTGTGTTGAAGAGGGGATCTTGGGGAATGAGCTCACTATCTCCTCAACCTCACCTTTACACCCCACACACCATCTTCCAGGTCTGGGAAATACCCATTTTTACGGCCAGTCTTAGCATGTTTTCTTAATGTGACATTCCCACCCCAGGCCCAAGAGAGATTCTATGACATATATTACAGAGAGAATTctatatcaatatatataaatattatagattATGTACACAAGGGCATGGGCTCAATGCCCACTGCCAGCTCCCCACCCAGGCTTCAGTGTCTCTCTTGGCCTGGGGAAGTGGGAGGGATGCGATGAAGGAGAAGGCTACAGGCTGTGTTCAATGACACTAAACAGAACGTGGTGGCATCCTCTGACTATGAGTGTCTTATTTGGGGGATGGAGGAGACTGGGAACAGGGGAGGAAAAGTCGGAGAGTGTTGGAGAGGGGGCACAATGGCAGGATTAAGGCAGACGGGATGGCAGGGTGGGGGAGAAAAGCCTTGGGTATGGAGCAAGGGTTTGGGGATGttcacagcacctggcctctgaTGGAGCACACAGCCAGCCTTCCTGCTGCTGATCTGGGGAGGGTGAAGATGTCCCAAGTGTGGGCAGCACTCCAGAGCCCTGCCTTCTTGACACTCAACTCCTAACTCTCCAACCCTAGGACAGGCATCTGAAGAACTAGTCTAAGAGGGGGCTGGTGTCTGAGTGACCCAGTGACCTAGCTGCTCTGAGCCCTGATTCTTGGCAGGAGAGGCCCTGGCTAGAGCAGCTCCAGGGCAGAGCTGACCTTTGGCAGGAGAGTCAGTAACTACAGTGGAGAGAGGGAGGATGCACTTCCTAGGGAGTAACCTGGACACTGGTGGGCGAGGAAGCTGTGCTGCGGAATAGAAGGGTTTTCTGCCAGAGGGAGTCAGCAGATACCCTGGGGGCGTGACTGTTGGGCAACAGGGCACCTGCTTCTTTCTCGCAGAGCCATCAGCGACCTTTTCTTCCAGGCTGCTGCCCCTGATAGtctttttctctgcatctcaCTGCTTGAAGAAGGGGACAACGGAGGGGGAATGTGGGTGGCCTTTCATTGCCCCAGTAACGGCCTGGCCTGGATACAGGCAGTGGGAGCCAGGGAGGGGTCAGGGGCAGATTGCAGGAGCGGGAGCAGATATGGGCCAGCACAGGGCTCCAAGAGAAGTGGCTGTGGCTGACCTGGAGGCCTGTTCTGGGGTAGTCAGTGCCTGAGGCCACTGGATGGTCCCATCCCCTCCTCCAGTATGGCATTTGCAGGGCCACAGTCCTTCTGGGCCTCCCCTTACCCTACCTCTTGGAGACCCTGAAGCACGGGTAGCAAGGTGCTGGGACAAGAGCACTGGGGAattgttgggggaggggaggcagagagaggcagggtATTCCCTACCTGCACACCAGGAACGCTCAGGAAGCCCCATGGAATATCAGGGGCCCTTTGCTAAGGTTGGGGCCACCTGCCTGGCTGGGAATGGGGAGAACAGTCGAAATAATTGACCAAGGCTCTTCCCTGCCTAAATGCTGATTCTTCCTTTAAGACTATCactatcacattaaaaaaaatcctggaagagGCCACAACATGGGCATGACCTTTCCAAATCCAGGACGTACCCTGTCCCACATAAGTCCACCCTCAGGCTGGACCTCTCAACAGTCTTTATAAGGAGGTCATGGGAGGGGATCAAAGGATCAgttcatcctcatcctcctcatcCGTGGATCGCAGGCTGGGGCCCTGCAAGATGTCGGCCAGCTCCTCTTCCAGCCCTGGACTCTCTACCAGCTCTAGCTCCTCCAGCTCACCCTCTGCCTTGCCTGAGGCCAGGGAGAGAGGGGGCTCTGGGGAGGGAGATGGCACAGGGGTCTCTGGGGAGGCAGCATTCACATCCCCTGCTCCAGTGTCCCCAGGCCCGTTCTCAGGCAGGTTCCAGTTCTCTGCAGAAGGTGAGGGTCCCCCAGGACTCTTTCGAGTCGTAGTTGCGTTCCGGAAGCTGGCAAGGGGAGGGCggagctgcactccagacttggtGTGGCCCTCAATGGCCTTCTGTAGCTGAGGAGCAgtgggaaaggaaaagagggtaaaaagttggaaaaagagaaaaggagggcagtgagagacagaaaaaaacagacacaacgaaaggaaaaaagaacaggaaagatACAGAGTGGCAAAAGGGGGAGAAACAGAAAGCGACAACAAGGAACAATCAgcgaaagaagagagaaaaaggacaaGAAAAGGGGCATGACAAAAAGATTCACCTGCCCAACTCAGACCCTTGGGTGACCTCTTCCTCCCTAGTGACCACCGGCAGCCACATCCCCCCACTGCTCTGTTTCCACAGCTTTCCCCAAAGCTCATCCCTGAGAaactgtgactcatgcctggaaCCCCCATCTCAAACTCGCACTATCTACGGAAGATCACATGGGGCCCATCTGGGGTGGAGAATTCCATTCCCTTCAGGGCTGTAGCCATAACAGGCTTTGTAGTCTCCTCTACCTCAGCTGGCTGCTCCTTCTACCCACTCCGATCTCTGCATAAGAAATAGAGAGGGGagtcagcacagtggctcatgcctgtaatcccagcattttggatggccaagacaggcggatcacctgaagtaaggagttcaagaccagcctgcccagcatggtgataccccatctctactaaaaatagaaaaaattagttgggcgtgatggcacatgcctgtaatcccaaggacttgggaggctgaggc encodes the following:
- the FAM131B gene encoding protein FAM131B isoform X1 codes for the protein MDSTSSLHGSSLHRPSTEQTRTDFSWDGINLSMEDTTSILPKLKRNSNAYGIGALAKSSFSGISRSMKDHVTKPTAMGQGRVAHMIEWQGWGKTPAVQPQHSHEAVRRDTDAYSDLSDGEKEARFLAGVMEQFAISEATLMAWSSMDGEDMSVNSTQEPLGCNYGDNYQELMESQDALAQAPMDGWPHSYVSQGMYCLGSSDAWEASDQSLIASPATGSYLGPAFDDSQPSLHEMGPSQPASGYSALEPPPLLGADTDWAPGVGAVDLARGPAEEEKRPLAPEEEEDAGCRDLESLSPREDPEMSTALSRKVSDVTSSGVQSFDEEEGEANN
- the FAM131B gene encoding protein FAM131B isoform X2, translated to MGCIGSRTVGNEVIAVDWKGLKDVDQINMDSTSSLHGSSLHRPSTEQTRTDFSWDGINLSMEDTTSILPKLKRNSNAYGIGALAKSSFSGISRSMKDHVTKPTAMGQGRVAHMIEWQGWGKTPAVQPQHSHEAVRRDTDAYSDLSDGEKEARFLAGVMEQFAISEATLMAWSSMDGEDMSVNSTQEPLGCNYGDNYQELMESQDALAQAPMDGWPHSYVSQGMYCLGSSDAWEASDQSLIASPATGSYLGPAFDDSQPSLHEMGPSQPASGYSALEPPPLLGADTDWAPGVGAVDLARGPAEEEKRPLAPEEEEDAGCRDLESLSPREDPEMSTALSRKVSDVTSSGVQSFDEEEGEANN